One window of the Acaryochloris sp. CCMEE 5410 genome contains the following:
- a CDS encoding zinc-dependent metalloprotease family protein: protein MTNPANLQQSSDVISPDLDHNKNSEIKFSSSNTAVVSNNRKEDEHLSKDGIKPSQFSIEALESLSTEGVSFQQDDSVEQYRFEQYLSSKTFSLSSNLTSLLTPAKQQASCSKCGQVGCACSSNQAQPNQQDNNPVFSGHNHYHGSTSHTHGLEGDFPVWNTAGTSASIAPSSSLAVGNTFRLHSNPNAQHTIYLDFDGHTTSGTWWNNGGTIRSSAYDRDGNSSSFSTSELLEIQSIWQQVAEDFAPFNVNVTTQDPGAAALSKTSSSDRQWGVRVLFTNNRNDLDGSAIAAGAGGVAYIGSFNRNVDQPVFVFNKGARAAAVTASHEVGHSLYLRHDGISGQTDYHPGHGSGATSWGSIMGAPFQESLTQWSKGDYYNASNKEDDLALITTRNGFGYRSDDHGNSQASASSLVWNETGKVSTFGIIERNTDIDYFSFTTGSGNVSFDITPASRAFVANGGGSYATEYLESQGANLDIWAGLYNTGGTLLASSNPSTLLSASFDLSLTAGTYFIRIDGVGKDNPLINGSQGYSDYGSLGQYSIEGEISSFAATKLETAGTAALLTTSLGYQVQGNGAEPQFVRFNGEIVSNTSFGGWSAIGVEKLGQGYQLLWKNTNGQYSDWRLGANGTYQSSQSITAADISNLESSFQQDLNGDQRVGATIEAAGTATLMTTSLGYQVQENGANPQFVRLNGEIVGSNSFGGWSAIGVEKLGQGYQLLWKNTNGRYSDWRLDANGTYQNSQSITEADIISLEPSFQQDLNGDQQAGATIETAGTATLMTTSLGYQVQENGANPQFVRLNGEIVGSNSFGGWSAIGVEKLGQGYRLLWKNTNGRYSDWRLDANGTYQSSQSITEADIISLEPSFQQDLNGDQQAGATIETAGTATLMTTSLGYQVQENGANPQFVRLNGEIVGSNSFGGWSAIGVEKLGQGYRLLWKNTNGRYSDWRLDANGTYQSSQSITEADIISLEPSFQQDLNGDQQAGATIETAGTATLMTTSLGYQVQENGANPQFVRLNGEIVGSNSFGGWSAIGVEKLGQGYRLLWKNTNGRYSDWRLDANGTYQSSQSITEADIISLEPSFQQDLNGDQNIEQAPVSKQFIHDDMLIGKSANAILVGVDSHQISVDSDQSRQVISLDPNDAIDIITDFATGIDVIQLSASGFGGNLVGNQYLEATDFGLGASATTSQQRFLYDQVSGHLSYDIDGNGSINPIHIATFSSMPDLSHRDIYITI from the coding sequence ATGACCAATCCAGCCAACCTCCAACAATCTAGTGATGTTATAAGTCCAGATCTGGATCACAATAAAAACTCTGAGATTAAATTTTCATCTAGCAATACAGCGGTTGTTTCAAACAACAGAAAAGAAGATGAGCATCTCTCTAAAGATGGCATAAAACCATCACAATTTTCTATTGAAGCATTAGAATCTTTATCAACTGAAGGAGTCAGCTTTCAGCAAGACGATAGCGTTGAACAATATCGTTTTGAACAGTATTTGAGCAGTAAGACATTTTCTCTATCTTCAAATCTGACCTCTCTCCTGACCCCTGCCAAGCAACAAGCAAGCTGTTCCAAATGTGGTCAAGTCGGATGCGCATGTTCTTCAAACCAGGCCCAGCCAAACCAGCAAGACAACAATCCTGTATTCAGTGGACACAACCACTATCATGGCAGTACTTCACATACCCATGGATTAGAGGGAGATTTCCCTGTATGGAATACGGCTGGCACTTCAGCTAGTATCGCTCCATCTTCTTCTTTAGCTGTTGGCAACACGTTTCGGCTTCACAGCAATCCTAATGCACAACACACCATTTATTTAGACTTTGACGGACATACGACATCCGGTACATGGTGGAATAATGGAGGTACCATCCGATCCTCAGCGTATGATCGAGATGGAAATAGTTCGTCCTTTAGTACGAGTGAATTATTAGAAATTCAGTCTATTTGGCAGCAAGTTGCTGAAGATTTTGCCCCTTTCAATGTCAACGTCACGACCCAAGATCCAGGTGCTGCAGCCTTAAGCAAAACCAGTAGCAGCGACCGTCAATGGGGCGTTCGCGTTCTATTCACTAACAATCGTAACGATCTAGATGGCAGTGCCATAGCCGCCGGAGCCGGAGGAGTAGCCTATATCGGAAGTTTCAACCGGAATGTAGACCAGCCTGTTTTTGTGTTCAACAAAGGAGCTAGAGCGGCTGCCGTCACTGCCAGTCATGAGGTAGGGCATAGTTTATACCTCAGACATGATGGTATCAGCGGTCAGACTGACTACCACCCTGGCCATGGGAGTGGTGCCACCAGCTGGGGAAGCATTATGGGTGCGCCTTTTCAGGAAAGCCTCACGCAATGGAGTAAAGGAGATTACTACAACGCCAGTAATAAGGAAGACGATCTTGCCCTGATCACCACAAGAAATGGTTTTGGTTATCGCTCAGATGACCATGGCAATAGCCAAGCCAGTGCATCATCTCTCGTTTGGAACGAGACAGGTAAGGTTAGCACTTTTGGCATTATTGAAAGAAACACAGACATCGACTATTTTTCTTTCACGACAGGAAGCGGCAATGTTTCCTTCGACATTACCCCCGCATCGCGAGCTTTCGTTGCCAATGGTGGTGGCAGTTATGCTACAGAATATTTAGAGTCTCAAGGCGCTAATCTCGATATCTGGGCAGGGTTATACAATACCGGTGGCACCTTATTAGCATCGTCTAACCCCAGCACGCTATTAAGCGCCAGTTTTGACTTATCTCTGACGGCTGGAACATACTTTATTCGGATTGATGGAGTCGGTAAAGATAATCCTCTCATCAATGGCTCACAAGGTTATTCGGATTATGGCAGTCTAGGGCAATATTCGATTGAAGGTGAAATTTCGTCATTTGCTGCGACAAAACTTGAAACAGCTGGCACCGCTGCGTTGTTGACGACCAGTTTGGGCTACCAAGTTCAAGGCAATGGGGCAGAGCCACAGTTTGTCCGATTCAATGGCGAGATTGTCAGCAACACTTCTTTTGGAGGATGGTCAGCTATTGGGGTCGAAAAACTCGGGCAGGGCTATCAACTCCTATGGAAAAACACTAATGGGCAATATTCTGACTGGCGATTGGGTGCAAATGGGACCTACCAAAGCTCTCAAAGTATCACTGCAGCAGACATCTCTAATTTAGAGTCGTCATTTCAGCAAGATCTTAATGGTGATCAACGAGTTGGAGCAACGATTGAAGCAGCCGGAACGGCAACGCTGATGACAACCAGTTTGGGCTATCAAGTTCAAGAAAATGGCGCCAATCCACAGTTTGTTCGGCTCAATGGTGAGATCGTCGGCAGTAATTCCTTTGGAGGGTGGTCGGCTATTGGGGTCGAAAAACTCGGGCAGGGCTATCAACTCCTATGGAAAAACACCAATGGGCGATATTCTGACTGGCGACTGGATGCCAATGGGACCTACCAAAATTCTCAAAGTATCACTGAAGCTGACATCATCAGTTTGGAGCCGTCATTTCAGCAGGACCTGAATGGCGATCAGCAAGCTGGCGCAACGATTGAAACAGCTGGAACGGCAACGCTGATGACAACCAGTTTGGGCTATCAAGTTCAAGAAAATGGTGCCAATCCACAGTTTGTTCGGCTCAATGGTGAGATCGTCGGCAGTAATTCCTTTGGAGGGTGGTCGGCTATTGGGGTCGAAAAACTCGGGCAGGGCTACCGACTCCTATGGAAAAACACCAATGGGCGATATTCTGACTGGCGACTGGATGCCAATGGGACCTACCAAAGCTCTCAAAGTATCACTGAAGCTGACATCATCAGTTTGGAGCCGTCATTTCAGCAGGACCTGAATGGCGATCAGCAAGCTGGCGCAACGATTGAAACAGCTGGAACGGCAACGCTGATGACAACCAGTTTGGGCTATCAAGTTCAAGAAAATGGTGCCAATCCACAGTTTGTTCGGCTCAATGGTGAGATCGTCGGCAGTAATTCCTTTGGAGGGTGGTCGGCTATTGGGGTCGAAAAACTCGGGCAGGGCTACCGACTCCTATGGAAAAACACCAATGGGCGATATTCTGACTGGCGACTGGATGCCAATGGGACCTACCAAAGCTCTCAAAGTATCACTGAAGCTGACATCATCAGTTTGGAGCCGTCATTTCAGCAGGACCTGAATGGCGATCAGCAAGCTGGCGCAACGATTGAAACAGCTGGAACGGCAACGCTGATGACAACCAGTTTGGGCTATCAAGTTCAAGAAAATGGTGCCAATCCACAGTTTGTTCGGCTCAATGGTGAGATCGTCGGCAGTAATTCCTTTGGAGGGTGGTCGGCTATTGGGGTCGAAAAACTCGGGCAGGGCTACCGACTCCTATGGAAAAACACCAATGGGCGATATTCTGACTGGCGACTGGATGCCAATGGGACCTACCAAAGCTCTCAAAGTATCACTGAAGCTGACATCATCAGTTTGGAACCATCATTTCAGCAAGACCTGAATGGTGATCAGAACATTGAGCAAGCTCCGGTCTCAAAACAGTTCATTCATGATGATATGTTAATCGGAAAATCTGCTAATGCGATCTTAGTAGGTGTAGATAGTCATCAGATATCCGTAGATAGTGATCAGAGTAGACAAGTCATCTCTCTAGATCCGAATGACGCAATTGATATAATTACCGATTTTGCAACCGGGATAGATGTCATTCAGTTGTCCGCATCCGGATTCGGTGGGAACTTAGTCGGCAACCAATACTTAGAGGCTACAGATTTTGGCTTAGGTGCTAGCGCCACAACCTCTCAGCAACGTTTCTTATACGATCAGGTGTCAGGACACTTGAGTTACGATATCGACGGCAATGGGTCCATCAATCCTATCCATATTGCGACCTTCAGCTCTATGCCAGACTTGTCTCATCGCGATATCTACATCACGATTTAG